The genomic segment GGGTAGAATCTTTTTTTTAACTCCTGCAAGCCAGGGAGAGGAGTATGGTATTAAGCCTGACACATACACCACACCCCCAAAATTGTAACAATTATCATTGCACATTTGATCTCTACCAGTAAACACATTTCTGAGAGCGCGTCTAGAATTATATGACGCCCAACTTACACATTAATTGCATTTTGTTTCTCTGTATCCATGTATGCATTACTGTAATATCTTTGTAGAGTTCGAAAAAATTCCTGGGACTCTGTGGCAGCTTTCCATTGACCTCTTCTGGCAGAGAATATCTATGACAgtgaaatcttaaaaatgtCAACAGACTTATCAAAATCCCTGCGAAAAAATTGTTAGTGAAACAATTGACCCGCAAAAGAATTTCTCATTCTGTGATGTCACTACAGGACTACAGAACGTATTGTATTTGGAGAACGTCAAAGACAGGTAACAGTTACAGTACACAAACTGAGTTAAGAGTTACAAGTTGTTTGTTAGATCATTGcactgtttaaaatataaaaaaaacatctAATCTAATTGAAGGATCTCATTTGTTATAAATATGTATAAATAATTCTTCTGGCACTTTGACAACAGTTCAATAAGTAGGAAAAAAACCTTCACCGGCTCTACATGAAAGGTGGtaacaaaatacaaactttGTAGCAAGAACTGCAAAATACCAAAGATGAAGAAACATCTGCCTGCTTGAAGATCCATATTTGCACATAAAACCTTTTACTGATGAGATGACTAGACCGATTCCAACTCtaactaattttcaatataatGCCTTCAGTAAGAGAATCAAATTACTTCCATATATACGACGAAAAAGGAAATGGTAAGACAATAACTTTGCATATCAACCTAAAATTAGGACAGAACTCAAAATGTAGCTTACCTTGTTGTGAGCAGCTGATCCACCATATTGATGTGCAAGAGTGTCACCCATTCTCTCGTAAAAACTCATCAACTCCTCAGCCAAAGGATCATCAAGGTCTATTTTTGATGAGGTTGTTACACCTAATCCCCGCAGCTGACTCCCCAGAGCAGCCAAGCCATAAGCATACTGCGCCACGTTAGTGCGATCCAAACAATCTATGCAATTAGTCCGGAGCACTCCTTTTTGCAACATTggaggattgaaagaaagactGCTATTAGAAATGCCATAGCCTCCACAAGATTTCACATCCAAGTTATCAGAATCCCCATGCTCATCATCGTTATACTTCTCAAAAACTGTGTTAgaatatttattgttgaatatgTCAACATTCCTGCGACAAATAAGCATTATTCATAAGGGCCTTGAACTACTAAATATATGGAATGCAAAAGCAGGAAAATAGGTAATCTATGAGATAGAGTTGTCTGACAATTATTTACAGCTTTAAAATCAAATTCCAGCTACCAAAACCAACACCAACATGATTTTGGTCAAAGTACTACAAAAAAATGCTCATTGCAAATATCATAATTACTCTGATTTTCGGTTTTAACCAATGACAAAAATTACAGGTCAAAGATATACTCCAAAGATAATTGTGACAGTATGACGGGACTCACTTGAAATTAGGCATATTAAGATGCCCCTCTGATAGCGACAACGGTGTTATTTGACAATAAAAGAAACTTGTCAGTGTTATCGCATATGCCGCCACCTTTCCTAAGAGTAGCAAAACGTTTGTAGCATTACTGATGGAAAATCAggggaaaaaaaaagagaaattaGCCCATTATTCCTAAAAAGAAGAGCAGCATTGTTTCAAAGGATAAACATTAGGTACCTCCGAGAATGTTTGTTCAAATCCAAGTGCAGAAATTTAAGTCGATTCTCCTCAGACAGATCACTGTTAATGACTTCAATAGCATTCGCAAACTCAGCGCGGAGAATGGATTCTCGAGGCTTCTTTTCATTTGTCTGTTGAGAAAGATGTTGGTCAGGTGGCTCATATGATTGTTCATAGAAGAGTCATTTAGGAAAGCATGGTAAGAAAAGGACCTTCAGCTGATTGTGGTAGCCGGAGCACTTATAATTTTCTAATAGGCATCACATGTTTTATAACAGGTAATGAAATAAGGTACGCATATATTCAGATGCAACACTCTTGAGAGTAAGACCAAAACCATAAAATCCTCCTACCTTGATCAAATTTAGAATGGTGATAGGATTTCCGTATCTCTTGTTAAGATTTTCAAAATGAAGCCTCGTTGCCTCATATGTCCGGTCCCTCTTTGACACTACAGAACAAAATAAtcatacaaaataaaaataaaaacatgcatgaAAAGTAAGGtaacataatttatttaaatatcaagTTTTATGAAAAAATACGAAGATATGAATACCACTTACATATAATATCAGGCTTAAGGTTAAGACGTGAAGTTTCTTGTGACCAGTACAAGGGGATTGATCCACGATTTTGAACCACAGAACTAATTTGAATTGGCAGTCCTTCAGAAACATCCTCCACAATCATCTGCTCCGTCTCAACATCATTTGCAACTCGGCCTTTTTCGTTGACACCCCTTCTTAGGTATCTTCATTTACAGAATTTAGAAGATTCACATAAGAGGTTGGAAAAAAGGAGAAAAGCTAAGAAAAAACTCTCCAATACCAACCGAAATCATCAAACCAATGATGAAGGgatgaaaataatataaactaACCCAAAAACGTACAATTTTAAATTAGATAGCATACCATCAAGAAAACAGATGATAACCACTAATAAATATAAGATGAGAAAAGGAGTAAAACCCGCGAGATTACAGATAGAAGTAGTTCCAGACTTTTATTATGCCATTGTAGTTACAGTTGCTCCCACAAGACAATTAATCAAgctctttaaataaaataatgtggTTTTTCTGACTTTCTATGTTGTCAGTTCAGAAATGTCAGGATGCGTGATAATCACAATAGATCACCTATGTTGCCATGGATATGGGTATCGTATCGAATACGATGCAGACATAGCGATACgacaaattttgaaattataagaCGTGCTTGCGGCTAGGATACGACAattactaatatatatataaattttgtattaaaaactaaaaaatgtagagatttatatatttacataaataCGTTGTAGAACTTCAGATGAGAGAtaagaaaaagttaaaaaaatcatattttttttgcCAAAACGTATCTCCGCCGTGTCCATGGCGTATCCTAACCGTGTCAAAGAGGTATCTGGCTGATCAAACCTACAAAAGTCAACGATTCAGACTTTTCCATATCCGACATGCGTATCAACATGTCGTATCCGTGTCCGATACTTCAGAAGAAAAAAATTAGGAGTATCCGTTACATAGATGATAACCATTACTTGGTTGGATTCTTATGCCTTTAACTATGATAAAGCAAAAAAGAAAAACAGAGACAacacaagaacaagaagaagaatGCCACGTGGAAATGGCAAACTCAACTAACCTAATAATCCCAACACTAAAGTTATGCTTGATTAGCAAAACCAATTCCTGTGCTTATATTATAGTCTTATCATCCAAATACAGCGGGTATTGACATAGCAAAGATCGTGAAGTTCACTTTCTAAGCTCTACTATAAACAGATGCCACAAAGCTATCGACCCAAGTTCAGTTACtatcttattttcaatattgaTCCTCtttattaaaactttaaaatattttttgctaTATCCCTAACAAGCAAAATAATTTCACGCTCGAGTTTGAGTAAATAGTGGCTCAAATTAGGGCTTCAGAATCAAAATTGGCAAACTTATGCCTAGCTTGAGCCGATGATATTTTATCAAGGTTCGGGTTCCAACATGAGTTTGGGCATTGAGCCACTGTTCActcaaactcaatcaaaattggCAAACTTATGCCTAGCATGAGCCGATGATATTTTAGTCAAACTTGGGTTCCAACATGAGCTTGGGCATTGAGACTAACAGACATCCATTACACATATGAGTGAGGGATGTTGGTATATCCTCCTAAAAGGGTTGAACAAACTTGATAGATACACAAATCAGATCAACACATATATATGATTATGAAAAAGTAATTACAGTTCATCTCAAATCTCAAACTTCATCTCACAAAAAGTAATGACATCTCAAAGTTCAGACTTACAAATGAGATCAACGGATTGACAAATCAGATATATCGATTCTAAAAATGTATATTTCATCTCAATCTCAAAGTGACCTTAAGCCTTAACCCGACCATCTCATTTATGTTCTATCAGGAGATTGATTATTTCGTCCTTAAATTATTTATCCTCTATTTTCATCTTCACAATTTCCGCAAGATTCTTGTCGATCGTCTTGGCAAACTCGAACATCTCGTCTTGTCTCTCTTTCTCGAGCTTGAGCTTGTTCTCATCCTCCTTCCTCGCATCCCGGCATATACTCCCGGCAAATACTTATGCACGCGGGACCCTATGCCAAGTATATGCCGGGTGCAATGAAGGAGAGGAACAAGCTCAAGCTCGAGAAGGAGATAAATGATGAGATGTTTGAGTTTGCCATGACGATCGACAAGAATTTCGcggaaatgctgaaaatgaaaaCTGAGGAGAAGGAATTTAGGGGGTGAAATAATCAGTCTCCTTAAAGAACAGAAAATAGGTGGTCGGGTCAGGCTTAGGgctattttgaaatttgaaactAAATTTTTTAGAATCGATGTATCTGATTTGCAGTATGTTGATCTGATTTGTGAGTCTGAACTTTGAGATTTGAGATGAACTTTCGTTACTTTTTCATAATCTCATAGATCTGTCGATTTAACTTGTGTATCTATCCAAGTTCAACCTTATTATAAGTATATACCTCGCTCATTTGCCTAATGGATGCCAAGCAAGGATGTAACAGTCAGAAATAGAGTACAACTTGGAATTAAATTACTAACAGATAACTCCAAATTTTCATCACACAAAACGGTAATTTCACCTTGTACCAGCATAATGTCGTGAACGCCTCGCGATTAATGTTAGCTTGAGGTTCCCCCCTGATATAGGAAGTGTAGCCTGAAATCCATCAATTATCAACATCATAACAAATCCTTGATGCTCGTAAATATAAACCCGcagttaattttattttcaaacatTAGAATGTGGTAATATCACTTCGTGAAGAATAAATTTTAGTTTGAGCTAAATAAAAGTAAATGAAATTCAATTTGACCTCATAATGAAAGAGCAACTGACTTATTTTTATACTCAGGTGAATTGTGGAGCAATCACATTAAACGGATTcggtaaaaaataaattgaaatcatAAACTCTCAGAACCTCACCTGCTTAAAAAACCCATACACCAATGCAACAGTCCATATAGTATTCTGAAGAATATTTCGTATTTCACGAGTAAGAAACTCATTCCATACGAACATGGTTTCATATAAAACTTTCCCTGTTTTGTTATCACAAGTGTTTTTCTGGAGACTCCTCATCACATGGTAAGAGTAGCTAAAGAAGAAATCCTTTGTAAGGTCTACCATACACAGGAGCTTCTTGTACCTAAGCAGCCAACAAAATAGCAATACTTAATTACCAAAATGAATTAATCAAACAAACATTCCATCAAAAAAAGATACGAAAATTTTCAATAAGCATTTACAAGGTCAAAGGCTACCACTTCCATCTTTTTCCATGAGAAACAAAATCATTAATAAAGATAGACTTGAACAATTGGAGGTCAGATAGGACATCCTCTCAGCcttcaaatatttaaattgaCAACCCAACTTGTATTTCCATGCACATACACTTCATACAAATGTTGACTTAGGCTAATATAAAGTCATCCACTTAGTAATGTACCAAATAGGTTTCCTTTAAGACACTTGTCTTGTTGCCATCAATGCAACCCAATATTCGATATTCTACCATCCTTTTGTATTCCTTTGAAGTTCCAGTAGTTCTTTCCTTTCCACAATTCCCAGGTAATTGGTAAAATCATCAGCTTCAATAATTTCTACTTTTTCTCACTCTACCAATCAAGTATTCAGTTTTCATAAATCTGTTCAAGCCACATCAAATGAAAACCAAATTTTTATTGTATACCAAGATCATATACCAAAGTTCAAAAGGACATGAAAATGATAAGAGAAGAAAATATGATCTCCAAATTAGTAACAATATTTGCATAGCACACACTTACTGGGGGAGGGGGGAGGGGCTATGCTAAATAAGAGTTTTTCTTTGCCATAAATCGTGTGGATATTTAATTTACTTAaaaattcatttaaataattttatcttGAAAAGACTCAAAGATCTTCTAATTAAAAGCAAAATCATTAGTGAGATTAGAGGTTAGGTTATGTATCAGAGAGAAGCAAAACCCCACCCTCAGTTTGGTTTTATCCACCTAAACCTATTGTCCATCCCCTAAAACAACACAAATATCATGACTCTTTTTTCTCAACTTTACACTTCTCaacataattattaaatttaattccCATTAAtactttattatatatttaagtgtaattaaataaaatttacacagcataattttaaaatatctcacTCCTTTTGTAATCATAGTTACAAAACACCATGTCATAAAATAACACCGAGACTACCTTTTTATCTCCCAAAGGCCAAAACCACTCAAAACCTTTCCACTCTGTTTCCTTTCCTCTCTTCGATACCCCCCGATGaaatgaagataacaaactaTGGTAACAAGACTACCCTTTTTATCATGACTTCAGGATAGCAAACACTGTCATTCAGATTCTTGGAACTCTTCCTCACATAAAGACTCCTTTACACAAAATGGCAAAGGTAAATTAACACAGAGAGATTTGTTTACACCAAATCAGAACTGGCAAAGATAATTAACAGACCACCATATGCTCTAAAGAAGTTTGGTAGCTGCAAGAAGAATATATCGATTAATAAAAATGTTTCAACCAATTGCACCAAGCCTCactcaaatcaaacaaaacCCAAATTTGGGTCTCTTGGATCCATTCACGGTTTTTCATTGTCCAagtcatttttcaaaaaaagtTCAAAACTGCATTCATAAAAAAAGAAGTTCCCAAGGTCATTGACCATAATGAGTTCATGCATCAAGTCTGCCATTGACAAAAGTGGTTTGATATCAGGCCCAAAAAAAATCAGACCCAAAGGCTAGGCCATAGAATACCCGATGATGAGTAATTAAGATACATTTTTCGATTCAATGGGAAGCATAAAGAACATTATATTTAAACCAAACAGTTAACACTGGGTAAAGTTTTTTCACATTAAAGAAATACTTTTCTTtgaaaaaatttggaaaaaaaaaggtCTGGTGTTAAAAGAATTGAAACCGAGAAAAAAGGGTGTGCACAGTTTTTGGTTGAAGAAAAGGGGTTACTGAAGTGGTCTCTAAGCACATCAACCCTTACATATTTCAGCAAAGATGTTAgggaaaaattaatgaaaacgAGAAAGAATGAAGGATACACCATTGCTCCTCCAAGTGTAATAAGAGAACATGAAAAAGCACTTAGAGGAAACTGTTAGAAAAGAAACATGGAAAAGCATATGTCAAAAGCAGAAAGCCGATAACCTGTTCTCGTTTTGATAGGCAACCATGTTCGATATAACTGCAGAGTTTGGTAGGGGGATAATCTCACATTTGGAGATGGCATATACATTGTGACCACAGATTGCACCAATTTGCCTCCTTTTTGTAATTAGTAGCAGGTAATAAGGCCCcagaaatttaataaatcctgacatatataagaaaagaaaaatgatcagGACCAACTGCCATTACCTGCATAGGACAGAATTATGCAGCGATCTACCTACCAACAATGCCATAGCAAGTAGTGACAAACTTTAGTCCTCCTGTGAACTTGTTTCCTTCATGTATTCTTCTCAGTAGGTTAGAGCACTCTCTTTCAGTATATATTGTAGGATCTTCGCAAATGTTGAGCTCTGAGGGATCCAATCTGTCAATTTTCAGGACTTTCCAATATGTTCTACGTTTATCCCTGCCTACCATGTAAAAATTCTGCAACCAAAATTACGAAAAAGAGGGAAATATAGCAAAAAAAGTTGTCAGGCAAACAAAGTTACATGGATTTTTTAATATTAGCAAAGacaaataaagaaaacaaaCAACCTAAACTAAGTGCGCATACATTGTATACTAAAATACCGTGACAAACCAGATAAAAtgcatccttcaaaatattacAGAATATTACTGGTGCTCACAAAGGCAATAGTTTATATCCAACAGAAGGCAATCAATAGATGACGGTGAGTATTTACTTACTTTCAAGTGCTGATGGTAGCTTTGATAGCATATGATGACAACCATTTCAGTAAAACAAACTGACAAAATATTTTAGCTCAAACAAGTATGCCAGACAAGAGGACAGGGGGGTGATCAGAGACTCGGAGTGCAGAAAGTTTCAAATTCCTCAAATTTCTAACAAGAGAAAATATATATTGCACTTCTACAGCTTGCTGATTGATCTAGGCAAGACCGCATTTTAGCTCAACATAATGAGATCCAACTCcaatttaactctgaaacaTTTTCTTCTCAAATTGACTAtcaagaaatcaaggaaaaaactTAAGAAATTGCGGTATATCACAAAACAAGTAATGGCAAAAACTTAAACGCAGCAGCATCGAGCGTTATACATAACTGTGAGTCTGTAACTGCCTGTTAATACATCCAAACCTTATCAAAATCACATCTTTATTCcaaatttaccaaaaaaaaaagatcacACTTAAATTATTCACGGTACCAAGAACTGTCAACCTCAAAGAAGAAAATTATACCGATCGAGTTTCATATAGTCTGAATTTCTGCATAATTGCTTCGGGAGGTGGCAAATGAGGAGTATCAGGCTGCCGTTCCTCGTTCTGTTGCTGCACAAATTCCAGCACATCCGCCATTGAATATTTCCCCTCCACGATCCCCGAGCCCGAGTCTCGGGGGATCGATTAACTCAATATAATCAATCACAGAAGCCCTCTTGCTTACCGACTTCTAAACCCCATAATCACCCTCAGGTTGCTTCAGGTACAGCATTCCCCAAACAAATTCTTCGATCAATACTCAAAACCCGAACAATCTTCCAACCTTTTCAACCTCCAAGCACTCAAAGTCCAATAACTGAATATACGACACATTAAATTACAAAACCCAGGAGCTGATATCTGATCAAGTTGTCAAAAGAAACAAACTTGGACACAATTCAACAGAATTGAAGATTCTTGTCcagagaaataaaaaaaaactgcAAATTTGCAAAAGAAAAATCAGATAAAATCCCAGTCAATGGGAAATTCGGTAAGGAAGCGGAGATGTAAATAATTTCGCTGTGCGAAGGAAATAAAAATGATCGAGGATTAGTGGGATTGGATTTTATCAAATTTGTAGAGAGACGAAGGAAGAGGGACAGGCTGGATCTCCTGAAGGCAATTGA from the Primulina tabacum isolate GXHZ01 chromosome 16, ASM2559414v2, whole genome shotgun sequence genome contains:
- the LOC142530187 gene encoding phosphoinositide phosphatase SAC3-like, which codes for MADVLEFVQQQNEERQPDTPHLPPPEAIMQKFRLYETRSNFYMVGRDKRRTYWKVLKIDRLDPSELNICEDPTIYTERECSNLLRRIHEGNKFTGGLKFVTTCYGIVGFIKFLGPYYLLLITKRRQIGAICGHNVYAISKCEIIPLPNSAVISNMVAYQNENRYKKLLCMVDLTKDFFFSYSYHVMRSLQKNTCDNKTGKVLYETMFVWNEFLTREIRNILQNTIWTVALVYGFFKQATLPISGGNLKLTLIARRSRHYAGTRYLRRGVNEKGRVANDVETEQMIVEDVSEGLPIQISSVVQNRGSIPLYWSQETSRLNLKPDIILSKRDRTYEATRLHFENLNKRYGNPITILNLIKTNEKKPRESILRAEFANAIEVINSDLSEENRLKFLHLDLNKHSRSNATNVLLLLGKVAAYAITLTSFFYCQITPLSLSEGHLNMPNFKNVDIFNNKYSNTVFEKYNDDEHGDSDNLDVKSCGGYGISNSSLSFNPPMLQKGVLRTNCIDCLDRTNVAQYAYGLAALGSQLRGLGVTTSSKIDLDDPLAEELMSFYERMGDTLAHQYGGSAAHNKIFSARRGQWKAATESQEFFRTLQRYYSNAYMDTEKQNAINVFLGHFQPQPGKPDVWELDSDQHYTMGRLEQLNFDDDGRSPIKKSWSDGNILHESLSPTSTLNSNQGFSDAHFSHTLIGGSKMLSESTREISTSEIDLPCSRDAAPVPTRELFAAIQMNKYLENENGEAVDYSNFVDLDWLSSSGTCEEELLERSMTSIAALSSENVGNEMVDQTSPSTIECGTSSSEQELTGTELCDGEVQDNEAGKGFSDNFAHWVMNGETLCH